Below is a genomic region from Catenuloplanes atrovinosus.
TGACGCTGCTGGTGGCGGGCTGCGGGGTGCGGCCGTCCGGCCCGGCCGGCATGGGCGAGGCGCCGACCGGCGTCGCGTCCGGCGTGACGCTGTACTTCGTCGACGCGCGGGGGCGGCTGACGCCGCGGCTGCACGACACCGGCCGGCTCGGCACCGTCGCGGAGGCGCTGGAGCTGCTGCTCGGCGCGTCCGCGACCGTGGGGGACGGGCTGCACTCGGAGATCGAGATCAGCGGCGCGACCCGGGTGGTGACCACGGCCGAGCCCGGCCTGATCCACCTGCGGCTGCCGCTGGCCGACTACGAGGTGACGCCGCTCGGCATCGACCAGATCGTGTGCACCGCGCTCGGCGTGGCGGTGCAGCGCGGCGAATCCCGCGCCACCCGGGTCCGGCTGCTGCTCACCCGGTCCACCCCGGAGTTGGAGGGCGACCGGTCCTGCCCGCTGATCGGCTGAGACGCCCGGTCCCGGTCCCGCCGTGGACGGCACGCCGAGGCGCTGCTGCGCGAAATCGACCCGGAAACGTACGGCGATCCCTACGCTTTCTGGCAGGCGATCGTCTCCGCCATCACGGACGGGGACTTCGGCCGGCGCGGTCCGGACCGATACGACAACGGGAGCACGGTTCATGTCCTATGTGCGACGCTTCGACCACGTCGGCATCACGGTCGCGGATATCGACGCCGTCACCGCCTTCTTCGTGGCGCTCGGCCTCGAGGTCGAGGGCAGGACGTTCGTCGAGGGCGAGTTCCTCGAGACGGTCTGCGGCATCCCCGGCTCGCGCACCGAGATCGTCATGCTGAAGGCGCCGGACGACGGCACCCGGCTGGAGCTGTCCCGGTTCGTCCGGCCCGACTTCGTGCCCGGCTCGCCGGCCGCGATGGCGAACGAACTGGGCCTGCGGAACGTCTCCTTCGAGGTCGCCGACCTGCGCGCCGCCGTCGAGTGGGCGGCGGGTCAGGGCTACGGCCTGGTCGGCGGCATCGGCGAGTACGAGAACACGTTCCGGATGGCCTACGTCCGCGGGCCGGAGGGGATCATCGTCTCGCTGGCCGAGCGGATCGGCTGACGCCGGCCGTCACGGGACGGTCACGGCCACGTTGTCGAAGGCGGCGTGCCCGGTCGACGCGGTCGTCTGCATGCCGACGTAGCTCGCCGCCGGGGCGAGCGACTCGTCCGTGACCGAGGCGACCAGCGTGCCGCCGTCGTACAGCGAGATCGTCGACCCGCTCACCACCAGGCGCAGCCGGTACGTGGTCCCGGCGTGGATCTCCGAGGCCGCGCCGACCCCGGTGAGCTTGGTGTTGGTGCCGTCGACCAGCTTGCCGATCGCGTACCTGTTCCCCCAGGAGGCGATCCCGGCGTAGTAGTAGTTCCCGCGGTCGGTGTACCGGGCCATCAGCACGTTGTCGCGGTCGCCGGGGGCCACGTCCATCGGGGTGATCTCGGCGGCGACCGTGTAGTTGCGGGCGGCGATCCGCCGGTTGCCCTGCAGCGTCTGCGGATGCCCGGCGGGCGCGTTGCCCAGCGCGTGGGCGCGCCCGTTGCGCACCTCGAAGGACGCGCCGTTCGGGATGTGCGGGCCCTGCGTCATCGTCCACTTCGACGGGTCGACGATCGGCAGGCCGCGGCTCCACCGTGCCAGGTTGATGGTCTCGTTCCAGCCGGGGCGGTGGTTCTTCACGTTGTACCAGACCCAGTCGGTGCCGCCGACGTTCACCACGTACTGCCGGTAGATCATGCTGTCCTCGACGCCGCCGGCCACGCCGAGGTCGAGCGTCATCGCGGACCGGTCGAGCGTCCAGCGGACACCGTCGCGCGAGGTCAGCCGGCCGCCACGGGACGGGTAGTCGGCCTGCCAGCCGACCACCACCATCTGGTACGACCCGTCCGGCATCATCCGCACGTTGGGCCCGCCGATGCCGAGGCTGGCCCAGCCACCGTCGTTCATCGGGCTGATCAGCGGGTTGCTCGGCGACTTGGTCCACGGCCCGCGCGGGTCGGTGGCGGTGGCCAGGCAGATGAACTCCGGCTCGCCGCCCGCCGAGGCGATCCGGCCGGCGGTGTACCACATCTTCCAGAGCCGCTGCCGCTCGTCGTACAGCAGCGAGGAGTTGTAGATGTAGTCGTCCTCCCACTCCGCGGTCGGCACCACGATCGGCCCGAACTTCGTCCACGGGCCGGCCGGGTCGGTCGCCTCGGCGTAGTGGATGCGGCCCACGCCGCCGGCGTCCACGCCGAAGTACGACATGTGGTAGACGCCGTCGCGGTAGACCACGCTGGGCACGGTGAGCGCGTTGCTCTCGGTGGGCAGCGTCGGCGCGACCACCGGGTCCGGGTGCTTCGTCCAGGCGACCCCGTCCGCGCTGTACGCGTAGCCGACGTTGCCGATCGAGCCGTACCACATCTTGAACCTCGGCCCGCCGCCCTGGCCGACGATGATCGACGGGTCCTGCATCAGGCTGGTCTCCCACGGCAGGGACTGGGCCAGCACGACCCCCTGCCGATCCCACCCGGCCACCGTGCCGAAGGAGTCGCTGAACACCGTGACGGGCCGCGCCGCGGCGGGCGCCGGCGCGGCGGTCACGAACACCAGGGCCGCCGCGACGACGGGCACGGAAAATCTCATCGCTCACTCCGATCGCGCGGTCCACCGACAGCCACCGACGACGATCATCGTCGATGCGACGCCGATTCGGCAACAGCCCACCGGGGCGGTGCGGCCGGCGTGCCGCCGGCTGATCGAGCGGCGGTGGACCGGTGCTCGTGGGCCCGGGTCCTTCGGCGTTTCCCGCCGTGGGTGTCACCTGGTGTGCCCCGGGACCGTCGTTCCGGTGGAGCGAGACGAAGACTTCGGGAGGTGGCTGTGCACTGTCGCGCAGGGCAGGCCCTGGTGGCGTTGGTGTTGTCGGTGTCGCTGGCGGGGTGTGGGGTGATACCGGGGTTCGGGTCGTCGGGGAAAAAGGCGATTCCGGACAATCAGGTTCCGCAGAACGGGGACGGGGACTTCGAGGCGGCGCCGGGGGTGCGGGACGTGATCGGGGAGGGGCGGATCATGGTCAGGTACCGGGTGGAGGTGGAGACCGGGATCGACTGGGGTGAACTGCCGCCGTGGACGGCGGAGCGGTTCGCGGAGGCGGTCGACGAGGTGTTCGCGGATCCGCGCGGCTGGGCGGCGTCGGCCGCGGCGCCGATCACGGAGCCGGAGCACGGGATGTCCGGGGAGTCGTGGCAGTTCCAGCGGGTCGGTGACGACGAGCACGTGACGTTGCGGCTGGCCACGCCGGCCACGGTGGACGCGCAGTGCGCGCGGGCCGGGGTGGACACGGAGGGCGTGTACTCGTGCCGGTTCCAGAACACGATCATGGTGAACCTGAAGCGGTGGCTGCAGGGGGCGGACCCGGCGCCGTCGGTGCAGTCGTACCGTGCCGGGGTGATCAACCACGAGGTGGGGCACTTCCTCGGGTTCGCCCACCAGGGGTGCCCGGGTAGGGGGCGGCCGGCTCCGGTGATGATGCAGCAGACCATCGCGCTCGACGGGTGCCGGCCGAACGAGTGGCCGTTCAGCGAGGACGGCGAGTTCATCACCGGTACGTGGCAGGACTCCTGACGCCGGCGAGCGATCATCGTCGATGGGCTCTACCGTGGGGCCATGGCTGTTCAGATTCTGGCCGGTGCCGCGATGGTCGCCGCGCTCGGCCTCCCCGGCGTGGCGGCCGGCGAACCGCAGACGTTCGTCGGCGAGGGTTCCAGCAGCTTCGGGCTCGCCTACGTGTACGCGCGGGCGGACGCGCTGAGGCAGGCGGGCTGGGCCGGTTACACGTCCGCGGAGTGCGTCGAGACGGACAGCGACGTCTCCCCGGGCGGCGACTTCGCCACCGTGTGGTTCGAGTGCGTCCACCCGTGAGCGCCTGATTCGACCAGGTTTGACGGGGTTGGTACGGGGCACGCGCGCCGGGCGGATCGTCGAACAGCGAGGTGCCCCATGGTTGATCACTCCCGTGTTCCGGTGCTGGAGGCGTTGCAGGAGTTCCGGCGGCGTGGCGACACGGTGTTCGGGCCGCCCGCCCACAAACAGGGCCGGGGCGCCGACCCGCGCGTGATCGACATCGTCGGCGCCGGCGTGTTCGCCTCCGACGTGCTGTCGCTCAACGGGCTCGACGACCGCCGCCAGTCCCAGGGCGTGATCGAGCGCGCGCAGGAGCTGATGGCGGACGCGGTCGGCGCCGACCACGCGTTCTTCTCCACCTGCGGCAGTTCGCTGTCCGTGAAGACCGCGATGATCTCCGTGGCCGGGCCCGGCGAGAAGCTGCTGGTCTCGCGCAACGCCCACAAGTCCGTGATCGCCGCCTTGATCATCAGTGGGGTGGAGCCGGTCTGGGTGCACCCCCACTTCGACACCGGCTGGCAACTGGCCCACCCGCCGGAGCCGGACGACGTGCGCGCCGCGTTCCGCGCGCATCCCGACGCCGCGGGCATGCTGCTGATCACGCCCACCGACTGGGGCTCGTGCGCGGACATCGCCGGGGTCGCGCGCGTCTGCCACGAGCACGGGGTGCCGCTGATCGTGGACGAGGCGTGGGGCGCGCACCTGCCGTTCCACCCGGACCTGCCGCAGTGGGGCATGAACGCCGGCGCGGACCTGGTGGTCACCAGCGTGCACAAGATGGGCGGCGCGATCGAACAGTCCTCGGTCTTCCACCTCCGCGGCGACCTGGTCGACCCCACGGTGCTCAAGCAGCGCGAGGACCTGCTCGGCACGACCAGCTCGTCGTCGCTGGCGTACGCGACGCTCGACGGCTGGCGCCGGCACATGGTCGAGCAGGGCGAACGGCTGCTGGACGAGGCGCTGGGCCGGGCCGCGCGGGTCCGGGACGCGATCGGCGCGATGGACCCGCTGCGCCTGATGGGCGAGGACGTCGTCGGTACCGGCGGCACCGCGGAACTGGACCCGCTGCGGCTGACGATCGACGTGCGCGGGCTCGGGATCAGCGGATACCAGGCCGCGGAGTGGTTGCGCGCGGCGTGCCACGTCGACCTCGGCTCCGCCGACCAGTGCCACCTGGGCGGGCAGATCAGCTACGCCGATGACGACGACACGGAGAAGCGGCTGGTCGAGAGCGTGCAGCGGCTGGTCGACGAGTGCGGCGACCTCGAGTCGCGGCCCCAGGCCGACCTGCCGCCGCCGCGCACGCTCGAACTCGAGAGCGTCATGACGCCGCGCGACGCGTTCTTCGGCCGGACCGAACAGGTGCCGGTGGAGCGGGCCGCCGGGCGCATCGCCGCGGAGATGCTCAGTCCGTACCCGCCCGGCGTCCCGGTCCTGGTCCCCGGGGAGCTGATCAACTCCTCCGCGCTGGACTACCTGACCAGCGGCGTGCGGGCGGGCATGCTCATCCCCGACGCGGCGGACCCCACCATGGCCTCGGTACGCGTGGTCGCCGGCTGAGCGCCGGTCAGGCGCGCCCGGCCGTGCCGGGCGGCGGGTCGGCGACCAGGTTGCCGGTGTCGTCGACCAGGCCGGGCGCCATGCTGCCGCCGTGCGCCTCCCGCGGGTCCGGCTCGTCGGCCTCCCGCGCCTCCCCGGCCCGCTCGGCCGCCCGGCGCCTGGCGTGCGCGGCGGCCACGCTCGCCGGGCCGGCGGTGCCGCCCGTGGTGGTCATCATCCCGGGCGTGCGCGTGGGGCCGCCGTTGCGCAGTTCGTCCAGGTCGGTGCCGCGATCGACCGTACTCTTCGTCTGGTTCTCGTCGCTCATGCCGGATCTCCGTTCCCGCTGCGGCGTCCATGTGGCCGGCGCTCAGCCGACGATGATGCGCGCGCAAGCTCGCTCATGCGGCTCGGGATGCCCGGCTGGGAGCCGCCCAAACGGCCGGCCGGAATCTCGCGGTCCCGGGTCATGCCCCCGGGGTGCGCCGGAGCTACCGCCGCTGACCCGCCCGCTCGTCGAGACGTGGTGGCCGGAGCTCCACTAATCTCGTACCGTGTTCGCGCACGAGATCGGTTCCGGGACCCCGGTGGTGCTGCTGCACGGGTTCGGTCTGGACCACCGGAGCCTGCTCCCGCTGGAGCCGGCGTTCGAGCGCGCGGGACCGTGGCGGCGGATCTACCTCGACCTCCCCGGCGCGACCGGGACGCGGGCGGCGGGGGTGAACGGCACGCAACAGGTCGCCGACGCGGTGGTCGACGAGATCCGCGCGCGGCTCGGCGACGAGCCGTTCGCGGTGCTGGGCGGCTCGTTCGGCGGGATGATCGCCCGCTACGTCGCGCACGAGTGCCGGCCGCGGGTGCTCGGGCTCGCCACCGTGGCCGGGGTCTTCGTCGCCGCGCACGCCGGCCGGACCGTGCCGCCCCGCGCGGTGCTGAGGGAGGAACCCGAGATCGTGCCGCTCCTCGGCGCGGCGGTGGACGCGTACCGGGAGGACGCCGTGGTGGAGTCCGTGGCGGACGCGCACGGGTTCCTGCGGTACCTGCTGCCCGGCCTGGACGGCGCCGACCAGCGCGCGCTGGCCCGCATCGCGGAGCGCTACTCCCTCGACCGCGAACCCGAGGACGCGCACCCGGAGCCGTTCCGGCACCCGACGCTGCACGTCACCGGCCGGCAGGACCACGTGGTCGGATACTCCGACGCGTGGCGCCGGATCGAGCACTACCCGCGCGCGTCGTTCGCCGCGCTCGACGCGGCCGGCCACAACCTGCTGTTCGAGCAGCGCGAACTGTGCTGCGCGCTGGTCGGCGACTGGCTGGCGCGAATCCGGCGGGCCGGCTGACCGGCCGCGTCGATTCCGGCCGATTCACCGTTGGACCCGGGTGGCCGTCGTGGCAGATTGTGCTCTCATGGGCGGAACGACGATCGCGAGGCGGTAGATGCTCCGCGTGCCGGGATTTCTGTGCCGGGTGCTCGGCGGCGACGGCGTGCCGTGCGGCACCGGGTTCCAGGTCGCCCCGCACCTGGTGGTGACGGCCTGGCACGTCCTGCGGGACGCCGGCGGCGACCGGGCCGGCGCGCGGCTGAGCGTGGACGCGCTGCACGGCGGTGTGCCGCCGGCCGCGGCGGAGGTGATCGCCGGCGACCCCGGCCGTGACCTGGCGGTGCTGCGGCGGGACGAGCCGTTGCCGGACACGGTGGCCGGGCTCGTGCACACCGGCGCGGTCGAGCCGCTCACCCCGGTGCTGGTCACCGGCGTCTCCACGATCGACGACCCCGGGCACGTCTACCGGCACCTGGACGCGACCGGCAGCTGGCAGGGCGGCACCGTCCGGGACACGGACGTCCGGCTCGGCCGGTTCACCTCGGCGGGCGTGGTCCCCGGGATGAGCGGCGCACCGGTGTTGCGGCTCGCGGACCGTACCGTGGTGGGGGTCGTCTCCGCCCGGTACAACAGCGCCGACGGCTGGCTGCGGGACTCCGTGTGGGCGGCCCGGACCGAGGATCTCGCCGCGCTGCTGGACGGGCTCCCGGGGATCGGCGTCGGCCGTCGGCTGCTGGTGGCCGACCGGGTGAGCACGGTGCTGGCCGTCCGGGCGCCCGGCGCCGGCGCGCTGGTGGCCGGCGCCGCGACGGCCGAGGTCGGCGTGCACGAGGCGGCGCTGGAGGCCGCGACCGTGCTGACCGCGCTGGACGACTCCTGCCGCGGCGTGGGCCACCTCGGTGACCTGGTCGAGTCGCTGGTCACCCGGGTGGAACGCGACGGTCGGCACGACCGGCACGCCGTCGGCGACCTCCGGGCCAGGCTCCGCCGGCACGGCCTCGACCCGCGGGTGCTGTTCCCCGCCATGGCCCAGCACGAGGAGGCGCTGCGGCGCTGGGCGGCGGGCGGGCCGGCGGCGGGCCCGCTGGCCTCGCTGGCGGTCGTGCTCGCGCACGAGGTGACCACCGACGTGTTCGCCGGGCTGTCGGCCACCTGCCGCCGGTACCTGCGCGAGGCGCTGTTCCGCGTCGACTCGGCCGGCTGCGCCGCGTTCCTGGACGCGCTGGCCGCGGTCCTGCCGCCGCTGCGGTCCCCGTCGACCGAGGCGGTGCTGGTCCGGCCCGGGAACGAGCCGGTGCCGGTGGAGGCCGCCCGGCGTAGCGAACTGGCCTCCGTCGCCGCGCAGCTGTGCCGGCTGCCCGACCCCGACCCGTACGTCGCCGGCCGCGCCGAGCCGGTGTCCGTCGTCGCCGCGGCCGTGCGCCGCCGGATCGCCGGTCACGGGTCCGCGACGGCCTTCCTGTCCGGCCAGCCGGGCGTGGGTACGTCCACGGTCGCCGTCGAGGCGGCCCGGCTGCTCGCCCCGGACTTCGCCGGCGGCGTCGTCTACCTCGACCTGCACGGGCTGGTCGCGGGCGTGCGCCGGGAACTGTCCACCATGGTCCGGCTGATCTCCGAGGCGCTGCGGCTGGACCTGAGCGTGGAGACCATGGACGACACCCAGCGGGCCGCCGCGCTCCTGGCCCAGCTGCGCGACCGCGGCGTCCTGCTGGTCTTGGACAACGCGCGCGACGCCGGGCACGTGGCGCCGCTGGCCCGGGCACCGCGCGGCTGCGCCGTGATCGTCACCGCGCGCGACCGGGTGCAGAGCTTCGCGGACCCCGGCCTGGTGTTCCGGGCGGAGCCGCTCGCCCGGGAGGACTCGGTGCGGGTGCTGGCCGCCTGCGACGAGTCGCGCGCGGACCGGGCGGACCTGCTGCACCGCATCGCGTTCCTCTGCGCCGACGTCCCGCTCGCGCTGCGCATGATCGGCGCGAGGATGGCCAGCCGGCCCGACCTCCCGCTGGAGTACGTGCTGCAGACGCTGGAGCAGGAGACCACGCGGCTCGACTACCTGGACGCCGGCGACCGCGCCGTGCGGGCCGCGATCCGGCTCAGCTACGACAACCTGGACGTCGCCGCGCGGCGGGTGTTCCGCCTGGTCGCGGCCGCACCGGGCAGCGCCACCACCGGCGCGGAGCTGGGCCACTGCCTGGGCGAGAGCGCGCTGACGCAGGAGCTGCTGCTGAACCGCCTGGTGGACCGCAGCCTCGCGGAACAGGTCACCGTCCGGTCGCCGTCCGCGAGCCTGGTCGCCACGGTCAACCTGTTCGACCTGGTCCTGCTCTTCGCCCGGGAGCGGCTGGCCGAGGAGGAGCCCGAGGAACTGGTACGCGACTTCCGGCACCGGGCGCTCGGCTATCTGCGGGACCGCCTGGCCGAGATCGTCCGCCTGGACCGCCCGCCCGTGATGCCCGGCGAGCTCGACCCGTCCCGGTTCCACGCCGCGGCCCGGCTGGCCGAGGAGGGGGAGTGGTTCGACCTCGCCACCGAGCTGGCCGGGGACCTGTCGATGCTGCACGACTCCCGCGGCGAACTGGACGGCGTGGTGGCCGTCAACGACCTGCGCGTGCGCCTTCACCTGCGCCGCGGCGTGCCCGGCGACGCGGTGGCGGCGTGCCTGGCCAACGCCACCGCGCTGCGCGCGCACGACGTGACGCGCGCGGCCGGGTGCGCCCGCCTGGCCGTCCGCATCGCCCAGGAGCACGGCCTGGTCGCCCGCGCGGGCGAGGCCGAGTTCACGCTGAGCGTGCTGCTGTGGGAGTCCGGCGACCTCACCGGTGCGCTGGCGGCCGGTGAGCGGTCCGCGTCGGTGCTCACCGCCGCCGGCCGGGAGGCGGCCGTGATCCCGGTCGCGATCAACAACTGCCGGCTGGCGCGTGAGCTGCGGGACGCCACGCGCACGTCATCCTGGGCCCGCCGCGCCGACGGGCTGGCCGGCCGGGTGCGGGACCGGGGACTCCAGGCGTCGGCCGCGTTCGAGCTGAACCGCGCCCAGCACGACGCCGGGGAACTGGCGGCGGCGATCGCGTCCGCGCGCCGCGCCGAGGCGCTCTACCGCGCCGAGGAGAACTGGTTCAACGCGGCGGTGACGTGCGAGAACGGCGCGCTCTCCGCGGAGGACAGCGGCGACGTCGCGCTCGCGCGGCAGTGGCGCGCCACGGCGGTCGAGCACTGGCGGCGCTGCGGGAACCTGCCCCGCCTGCTGCGGGCGCTGGTCGACCTCAGCGCGCTGCACGTGCGGGTGACGGAGTACGAGCCGGCCGACGACGCGCTGGCCGGCGCGATCCGGGCGATCCGCGACGAGCCCGGCACCGCGCTGCCGCCGCTCCTCGAATCCGAGATCCTCGCCCGCCACGCCGCGGTGCGGCTGTTCACCGGCACCGGGGCGGACCGTCACGGTACGGACCTCGCCGCCCCCGCCGCCGCGGACGGCACCGGCGACGCCGAGCTGGAGCGCCTGCGCGCGGTGCTGAGCCGGTTCCACGCCGGCGCGCTGAGCATCGACGACGCCCGGCAGCAGGTGCTGACCGTGCTGCGGACGGAGACCCGCCACGGCCCGGAGATGGCCCGGCCCTGGCTGCACGACGACCTCGGCGCGGAGCTCGCGCCACGCGAGCTGAAGCCGGGATGAAACCGGTCCGAAGCCGCCCGATGGTCCGATGAGGACTGTGGCCGGGCGCGGCGGGCGCCGTGCCCGGGATGATCCCTATCGGACAGGAGACGGAATGCGAACGATGATGCGACGCCTCGGCGCCGGTGCGGCCGCCGCTACGGTGGCGGCCGCGCTCGCCGTGGCGGGGACCGGCGCCCCGGCCTCGGCGACCGCGGCGGAGTGCTCCGGGGGTGCGAACGGTTTCATCGACATCCCAGACACGCTGCGCGGCTCCCAGGTCTACGCGGTCGATCTGGGCGGCGGCGCCACGTCGCGGCTGTACGTCGGCACCGTGTCCGGCGCGCAGCGCACCTGGGCGATGATCGACGGGACTACGTACCCGGGTGATCGGGTGTGGATGGACTGGACGCAGAACGGCGGCGCGACCTGGCTGCAGTGCGGCCCGTTCCAGATCACCGCGCCCGGCCAGACCAAGACGACCGCGGCCAAGCGGACCAGCTCCAGCACGAGCTGGCGGGTGCGCGCCTGCGGCGCCTTCAGTGGCGGCCCGGTGCGGTGCGGGGCCTGGTGGTGAGGCCCTGACCCGCGGCGTCCCGCCGGTCGGGCGTCACGCCCGACCGGCGGTGGCCGTCGCGCGGCGGCGGGCGGCGGCCGTGATGGCCTCCTCGGGCGTGCGGAGCCGCCGGCCGAGCACGCGGCGCGCCGGTCAGGCCGGCGGTGCGAACGGCTCGTAGCAGTCGAACGTCTCGTGCGCGAGCACCCGCCCGTCGTCCACGGTGAGCAGCGCCGCGACGTGCGCGACCAGCTCCTGCCCGGCCCGGAACGGCCCCGCGTCCGCGCCGACCACGCCGCGCCAGGTCGCGCGCACGGCCGCGCGCGGCCCGTCCGAGAGCACCTCGTGCACCTCGAAGACCTGCTCGCGCAGCAGCGCCTTGCCGGACCGGAACCCGGCGACGGTGGCCTCCAGATCCCGCACGGCACCGGCCGGAACCAGCGCGTTCGGATGCTCGGTCACCCGCACCCCGGGCGAGAGCAGCGCCCGCAGCTCGTCCTCGGTCGAGGACAGGTCGGACACGACGGCGTAGTAGCGGCGCACGACGGACTCCACGGTTGCCATGGCGCCGAGATTACACAACCATGGTTGTGTGTTGGAAGACGCTGCTCCCGAACTCGACATGTCCTCCGCGTTCACGCTGCTCGGCGACGCCGTCACCCGCCGCGTGCTGCGCGCCCTGGACGGCACCGGGCTCCGCCCCGCGCACGGCTACCTGATCCAGCGCCTGCTCACCGGCCCGGCCACCGCCACCGAGATCGCCGACCACCTCGGCATCAGCCAGCAGGCCGTCTCCAAGGCCCTCAACGAACTGCTGACCCTGGGGTACGTCGCCCCCGCCACCACCGGCGACCGCCGCCGGCGCCCGATGGCCCTCACCCCGGCCGGCCACCACGCCATCGACACCGCCCGCGCCGAACGCGCCCGCATCGACGCCCGGCTCCGCGCCGCCCTCGGCCCCGGCACCTTCGAGACCACCATGGCCGCGCTCCACACCGCGCTCGACGCCCTCGACCTCACCGACCGCATCCGCCACCGCGCCGCCCAGCCCCCGGACGACACCCTCGCCGGCTGACGCCGCGGCGGGACGCGCGGTCAGGCGCAGGCGAGGCGGGCGGCCGCCCAGTCGGCGTGGTCGCTGCCGTTGCCGTTGCCCGCGTCGGTGACACGCAGGTCGAGCTGGCGGGCGCCGGTGATGTCGACGTCGAGGCGAACGGCGGCGGCGGCGCCGGTCACGACGCCGCTGCGGGCGCGGAGCGTGCCGTCGGCCCAGACCTCGAACTCGACGGAGCCGGAGGCCTCGTCGTCGACGCCGACGTCGGAGCGGAAGCGGGTGCAGGTGCCGCCGAGGTCGACCAGCACGCTGGAGTACGCGTGCGCGCCGAGGCCCTTCTCGTACCGTACGCCGCCGATGGTCATCGGGTTTCCGTCGGTGGCGCCCTGCTCGCCGTTGCTGCGGTCCCGCTCCACCGGGCCCCAGCCGTTGGCCTGCTCCACATAGGGACGGTCGCTCAGCCACGCGTAGCCGGCCGGCAGCGGCGCCTCGACGGCGGCGGCCGCGGTGACCGTGGTGCGGTAACCGGCTGCCGTGCCGGACGTGACCGAGGCGGTCAGGTCGTAGCGGCCCACGTCCGTGTCCGCCGGCGGCGTCACGGTGAACGTGGCCGTCTCCGGGCCGCCGGTGGCGACCGGGCCGAGGTCGGCGCGCGCGGGCTCGACGGTCCAGCCCGGCGGCACGGCGAGATCGACCGCGGCGCTGGTCAGGCCGCCGGCGCACCGCGGCGAGACCGTGACGTCGACCCGTTCCGGCGTGCCGGCGGTGACCCGGCCGTCGGTGGTGGCGGTGACGTCCGGGGCGCACGGGGCCGCGACGTCGGAGTCCGGGACGCCACCGGCCCTGATCTCGTCCCGGGTGAGCGGGCGCAGCACCAGCTCGTGCGAGTACGGCTCGGCCGGCGACAGCTTGAACGGGTCGAGGACCGAGTTCGGCGTCTCGCCCATGCCGGTCTCGCCCGCCTCCGCGTGCAGCGTCACCCAGTCGCGGTTGCGCACCAGCGGAAGCTGGTGGTCGTACTCGGCGCGGTCCAGGTCGTCGTACGGGGTCACGCTCACGTCCCGGGCGCCGCCGACGAGCAGCCCGGCGCGGCCGTCGTGCAGGCTGGCCCAGCGCGTGTCGGTGTGGTTGCCGTAGGCCTGCGGGCGGGAGTAGCGCACGTACTCCCGCTCCACGGTGCTGCGGTAGACGCCGAGCCGCGCGCCGCTGCGCCGGTCGTT
It encodes:
- a CDS encoding MarR family winged helix-turn-helix transcriptional regulator, with product MLEDAAPELDMSSAFTLLGDAVTRRVLRALDGTGLRPAHGYLIQRLLTGPATATEIADHLGISQQAVSKALNELLTLGYVAPATTGDRRRRPMALTPAGHHAIDTARAERARIDARLRAALGPGTFETTMAALHTALDALDLTDRIRHRAAQPPDDTLAG